Within Calliopsis andreniformis isolate RMS-2024a chromosome 4, iyCalAndr_principal, whole genome shotgun sequence, the genomic segment TTGTGTCTCGAGTCGAAGGATAGGTTGCACTTCATCACGCTACAAAAGGAGAGGGAAAAATTTGTGCCCAACTCGAAAAAGTTTGAGGTGACGAGACTTTCCGAGGAGCCACCTCCGTATCAACCTCCCGAGCATCCGTTCTGTAGAAAACTCATCGAGGGAAAGGATACTATCGATTGGCATCGCTCCAACTTCCCCATGCTACTTCGAAAACTTAGGCAGGATAGAGAGATGCTCGAAGACTGTAAACCGTATTCCATCGTGGAGCCCGTCGAGCACGACGTTGCCGAGGTACATCTACGAGGTAGCGTTTCAGCGCGACTTTATCCTCGCGAGTTTTACCCGCAACACGATAACGATACCTTTCGCGCTTTCTCTCCCTTCTCTCCCTTCTCTAGAAACCGGAGCCAATGGACAGTAGAAAGGAAGTGAGCGAAGAGTTGGATCGATTCGCTCGCAAGCATCGACTCAAAACGAGATCGTTTGACGAATACGAAGAAAAGACGGCGATGGTGGAAGAAGAATTAGCGGCGAGAGTGCAGGAGGATCCGAAGATGGCCACTGCATACGTCGAGTGGTTAAAGAGTCGTAGCAAACGCGCGGCAACCATGACCGCCCTAAAAACGAAGATGCAAAAGGCATTGTTGTCGGACCTTTGGAAACGAATCGCGGAGAAGCAAGAAGAAACGTTCGATCGAGCGATCGCTAGTCGAGTTTTGGATCAGTCCAGGTACGAGAAACAGATCGTGACGAAGCTGTGCGAGGTGCGCGAGCAGAAGAACATCATGGCTGAGAATCAAAGGATCCTCGAGAATATGACTTTGGAGACGAACGAGGCCGAGTATCGCGCGAGTATCGAGCGACAGAAAGACCTCGAATCCAAGATGAACAAGGACGTTGAAATCGAGTGTCAGAGAATGTGCGAACTTCGGCAAAGACTTCGCGCGGAGAAAATCGAAAGGATGAAACAGAAACACTGGAAAATTTGCCGCGAAGCCGCCGAAGATTTGATAGATCTAGCGACGAGGATCGCGATCTATCGAAAAGAGAATGACGGACACGTTCCACGGGCGACTCTGCGCGAGTGGGAGACGCTGTTTCTCAAATGTCAACCGATTTTCGACAAAGATGTATCGCTCGAAATCGGAGACGACATGGAAGAAGAGGATAAACAAGATATGTTCGAAGAAGCATCTCGTGCGAGAATCGAGAAGATGGAGGCGTTGCAGGAGGCCCTTTTCGATGATTATTGCGAGGTGAACTCACCCTGGAACGAATATTTTCCGATGCTCGCGGAAGATACGCGGGACATGTTCGAGCTGGGTCGCATGGTGCTCGGTTACATTGTTCATCGTCTCCTCAACTATTTCCGTTCGGACCCAGCGGATCGCGCGCGAGCTCTATTGCCGAAGTTGAATCCCGTAGCGATAATCGTAGGTCTGACGAGTCCCACGGTGCACGAGACGGTCCGAGCGTTGCTCGAAAGAAGCCAAATTCGCCTGGTGCGAATGGAAGAGGCGATTAATTTCTGCCTCGAACGGTATAAAAACGAGATGGCGGACGTGGAGTATATCGACTTGAACGTGATCACCGCAACCGACGAGACTGTGAAGGAGCTCGAGAAGTACAATCGTCGGCTGAAGTCTGCTGGAATGGTTGACGGTCCCCAGTCGGACGGAGGTTCGTCGCGGCCTAACAAATCGTCCAAGACGAGCAAAAGTCGagaagagaagaagaaga encodes:
- the LOC143178307 gene encoding uncharacterized protein LOC143178307; this encodes MGEILQNWIQARLGIMIDLTPEVFGYYTKDGKLLAEILHSYDIITRDQLDTLIDTQDPALCRVNLKHLRIWLRFLGVECKDETVEEVSCGKGTTALRLFYKVYLCLESKDRLHFITLQKEREKFVPNSKKFEVTRLSEEPPPYQPPEHPFCRKLIEGKDTIDWHRSNFPMLLRKLRQDREMLEDCKPYSIVEPVEHDVAEVHLRGSVSARLYPREFYPQHDNDTFRAFSPFSPFSRNRSQWTVERK